From a region of the Phoenix dactylifera cultivar Barhee BC4 unplaced genomic scaffold, palm_55x_up_171113_PBpolish2nd_filt_p 000490F, whole genome shotgun sequence genome:
- the LOC120106209 gene encoding two-component response regulator ORR24-like gives MTVEESGRSKGNDAETTDKFPTGMRVLAVDDDPTCLKLLENLLLRCHYDVTTASQAIVALKMLRENKDKFDLVISDVHMPDMDGFKLLELVGLEMDLPVIMLSANGDTKAVMKGITHGACDYLLKPIRIEELKNIWQHVVRRKKFDSRYQNEGESSLKAQLPNSEGVQGPRDRSGKLNRKRKDQTEEDELDSEENLHGNEDPSTQKKPRVVWSVELQRKFVAAVNQLGVDSKSFQLIM, from the exons ATGACAGTAGAAGAGAGCGGGAGAAGCAAGGGGAATGATGCGGAAACCACGGACAAGTTCCCCACGGGCATGCGTGTTCTCGCCGTCGATGATGATCCCACTTGCCTCAAGTTGTTGGAGAATCTTCTCCTGCGCTGCCATTATGATG TTACAACAGCCAGTCAGGCAATCGTCGCTTTGAAAATGTTGAGGGAGAACAAAGACAAGTTTGATCTGGTTATCAGTGATGTCCACATGCCAGACATGGATGGTTTCAAGCTTTTAGAGCTTGTGGGCCTCGAAATGGACCTCCCTGTTATTA TGCTGTCTGCAAATGGCGATACTAAAGCTGTGATGAAGGGGATAACTCATGGTGCTTGTGACTATCTGTTGAAGCCCATCCGGATTGAGGAGCTTAAGAACATTTGGCAGCATGTGGTTAGGAGGAAAAAGTTTGATTCAAGATATCAGAATGAAGGGGAGAGTAGTCTGAAGGCCCAACTTCCTAATTCTGAAGGCGTGCAGGGGCCTCGTGATCGTAGTGGTAAGCTTAACAGGAAGAGGAAGGATCAGACTGAAGAAGATGAACTAGATTCTGAAGAAAACCTGCATGGGAATGAAGATCCCTCAACACAGAAGAAGCCAAGAGTCGTTTGGTCCGTTGAGTTGCAACGCAAATTTGTCGCTGCTGTTAATCAATTGGGCGTTGACAGTAAGAGCTTTCAATTGATAATGTAG
- the LOC120106213 gene encoding two-component response regulator ORR24-like translates to MATVLGGRNSYINMSSLDGFSNFHALRGSGQLPTLASFQPNGLPGKMNSSPAFGMHGLVPSQNVQLGCTQNNRSYPINDLRKLQGISLLGNHQGNSLQGMPTSMGPDQLQQPKVVQEANNILPSGLSGSGLANGVFSSTFANMTNNALSIQANKEQTHAGGSGNYSSVRMPSSSSDPFEFCFGDSSYFPDLVRCDDTS, encoded by the exons ATGGCCACCGTTTTAGGAGGTAGAAACTCCTATATTAATATGAGTTCATTGGATGGTTTTAGTAATTTTCATGCACTGAGGGGATCTGGACAGCTACCAACTCTTGCATCTTTTCAACCAAATGGTTTACCTGGTAAAATGAATAGTTCACCTGCATTTGGAATGCATGGGTTGGTACCTTCTCAGAATGTTCAACTTGGCTGCACCCAGAACAACAGAAGCTATCCTATTAATGATCTCAGGAAGCTTCAGGGCATTAGTCTACTTGGAAACCATCAAGGAAATTCACTTCAGGGGATGCCAACTTCTATGGGACCAGATCAGCTGCAACAACCCAAGGTAGTGCAGGAAGCAAACAATATATTGCCTTCTGGTTTATCTGGCAGTGGACTGGCCAATGGTGTTTTCAGCAGCACTTTTGCTAATATGACAAACAATGCTTTGTCAATACAAGCAAATAAGGAGCAGACACACGCTGGGGGATCGGGCAATTATTCTTCTGTTAGAATGCCTTCCTCTAGCTCAGACCCTtttgagttttgttttgggGACTCTTCTTACTTTCCTGATCTTGTTAGATGTGATGAcactt cttaa